The genomic interval AGATCCGGGCCGGCGGAGAGAGACACGTCGCCGCGCTGATCCTCGCGAGGGGGGGAAGCAAAGGGATCCAGCTGAAGAACATCAAGACCCTGGCCGGGGTCCCGCTGCTCAACTGGGTGCTGCGAGCCGCCGGAGACTCCGGGGTGTTCCACAGGTACACTCCTCTTTATcatctgatttaaaaaacatctttaatagACTTtaatatcaaagtataaaaccaCACATCTGCTCCAGACTTCATCAAACACTGACATGCATAGTGTTTTTCCATATGCAGCTCATTGCCGTTAGAGTTTTAacttgtgtgtccttgtgtgtacAAACTACTTTTAGGAGTTTTCATTCAACTGATTGAAACTGGTTGAATCAGTCTAACTTTTCCTCCTGGAGATGATTTCATCACGTGAATGAATCACTGAGCGTGTGTGAGcatgaaaatctgtgttttagtTCAAAtaagaaggaggaagatgagtTGAAGTCATGATTCAAAACCTTTCCTCTGGTTTTGAATCATTGCTAATCTGCGTATTGTTTTTTATCTAGAGCTGGACATTGGGACCAAACACTTTCATAAGATACAAATGTTCTCGTTGATAAATATGATAAACGTCACAATATTGTTTCTTCCAAGtcgatttctttttttttactgaatttaaaacctgaattatatttcttttgataacgacatctgcGGAATCGCTGCCAGAATGTATTTTCAATATATGCATGCTCCGTCAATATCATAGTATCAGAAATTATATAGAAAGAAAGTCTGTATTGTCATTGTACACGAGGAAGCAGGaccaaactgtgtgtgtgtgtcaacatatatttattatttatttatctatatttttgaaagaaaatgacaagTAGAAAACAATGTGAACTAATAAAAAGTTGTCTTTCTCAGTGTGTGGGTGTCGACGGACCACGACGAGATCGAGAAAGTGGCCAAATCCTGGGGTGCGAAGGTGCATCGCCGGAGTCCAGAAGTCTCCAGGGACTCTTCCACGTCCTTGGAGACCATTCAGGAGTTTGTGAGGCAGAACCCAGGTGAACCACGAACTACTGTGCAAACTTTGGTGTCAGGGCAGGCGACATCTGTTCAGGTTGTAAATCCACTGTCTGTTTGATTTAGTAACTGCGCAGTGTCTGAGCACGGAGGACGAGACGAAGCAGCCGTTGAGATTTAGAGCTTGTCCTTCTTGTGTTCGCAGAGGTGGACGTGATATGCAACATTCAGGCTACGTCCCCGTGTCTCCATCCGTTCCACGTGAAGGAGGCCCTGGAGATGATCACGCAGCAGGACTACGACTCGGTCTTCTCCGTGGTCAGGAGACACCAGTTCCGCTGGCAGGAGGTCAAGAAAGAATGTAAGTCAACGGACGTTGCTGCAGTTCGCCGAAAATAGCTCCCCctacaggacaaaaaaaaaaacagattaattCTAAAACACAGTAACATAATTCGTCTAGTTTTGGTTTGCACAgtctcacagagctgctggtttaaTTTATCCCTTAACGTAACAGCCATATTGATGTTTGGTGAAGCCGTGCATTGTAAAAAGTGCTTATTAACCTTCTCCCTGCTTCCCTGCAGCTGGTGAGTTGACCAAGCCGCTCAACCTGGACCCAGCCAACCGGCCACGGCGTCAGGACTGGAACGGAGAGCTGTGTGAGAATGGTTCCATTTATTTCACCACGAGAGAGCGGATCATGAAGGACGGACTTCTCCAGGTAACTGGGCCGCACAGTTTATTCTTCAGGATTCGTTTTTAGTTAAGAAGATAAGATAATAAGCTTCGCCGTTTACCTTATGTCTTGAAAAACTTTCTTCTACTGTCAGTattcagtttgtgtatttgtacatgttGCTACAGATGCTGTTTTTTGTACTTTAACATCTTTTAAATGAACtggtctctttttttccccgctGCCTTGTGTCTGCAGGGTGGGAAGGTCGGCTACTATGAGATGCTGCCAGAGTACAGTGTGGACATCGACGTGGACATCGACTGGCCTGTGGCAGAACAGCGAGTTCTCAGGTGAGAGGATCCTAAAAACGAGGGAGGAGCGGTTTAATGATATGAAAACGTACCATGTTGTTTCTTATTAGTCTGTTAAACCAACTCCGCCAACAAAGTAGCTATCAAAATATCCCTTCTTCCCACTAAAGCTGGACAAAGGACGTATATGTCTGTTATCTAGATGATCACGTCTGTTAGATCTGAACCAAACAATCATCCGGCTGGTTTATTATTGTAAGTCTTTGTCTGGTGCCCTGTGTTTTGCATTCTCTGTATCTGGTCATCCATTTCCTTCTTCTCCCACAGGTATGGTTACTTCGGTCGGGTCACGCCGGAGGTGGTTAGTCTGATGTTCTGCAACGTGTCCGGATGTTTAACAGAAGGGAGgatctttctgtctgtatcCGGAGACGAGATGGTGTCTATTAATACCAGAGACACCGCGGGCATCCGGATGCTCcagaaggaggaagtggaggttcGAATTTTAACATTGTACTTAAAAACCTTGAACTCCACCAAGGTGGCTGCAGACGATGTGGTTCTGTTGGCTTTATCAGATCCGTCAGAATGAAAAGCACCTGCAGTCCGAGGCCTGGTGGATTGCTCTCTCTGGGTTGGGGGTGTGATGCTGCCCCAAGTGAAGTTTAAGTATCTCAGGGTCTGGTCTTGTTTGCAAGAGAGGGGAAGATGAAGTaggagaaggaaaggaggaTTGGTGTGTTATCAGCAGTAATGCAGGTGACTCATATCCTCCCTTATCGCTCGTGTTAAGTTCTGTCCTTCTTCtccaggtgatgctgttgatgTCCAGCGAGGACCCCGTGACCCAGAAGTTGGTTGACCAGTTGTCCAAGAGGACAGGCTGCAAAGTCctccaggtgggagaggagcCGCTGAACGATTTGAAAGTGATCGTGgagcagaggaagctggagtggAAAGACGTGGCGTACATGGGTAAACCCGTCATACCTTTTATTATAGCGTGGTTCTCTATTGACATCCATcttgcagtgttaaagaaaCATTACTGGATCTGTAcacaaattgaatgggttcttctttggccAATTTCACAACTTCGTTTGGAACTCCATTcactagtagtagtagaagGCCccagcacagagccttgtggaacaccttTGTAGAGGtggatgttattattattattatatgtttatgtaaatgACCCTACTtgtttcctccctcctcatctcccttttttctcctctcctcaggtaACGACAAAGCAGACGTCAACTGTCTGAACCTGGCGGGTTTGAGTGCGGTACCTGGAAACGCCCCAACGGTGGCCATCAACGCTGCGAAGTACACCTGCCACGCAGCCGGGGGGATGGGATCCGTCCGGGAGTTTGCTGAACACATTCTCcttcagagagaaaaagcaaagtcGAAGATGGAGCAGGATCGTATCGACTGCAGCAAGAAATGAGAAGTTTAAAATCACTTAGTACTGAAAGGGTCAGTGCAGCTTATGCACATGTTATAGAAGTAATCAAACAATACGTATATGCATGATAAGTATTAAGAGATTGTATAAAATGGTTATCTAATTTTAGAGTAGGAGTTACAGAGTTCATAAAAACATTTAGCTCAAGTCTCAATGGAAACTTTCCGGCTCTTACGTACTTAACGTTCCAAAGTTAACCAACCTCGGTTTATTGTCGTAGTCGGAGAAACCGAACTCTGATGCAAACACCGGGATCACCACATcaacaaaatctaaaaaacactagactgaaaaacagaaaaaacactaaacatgaattaagtttaggtttgttagttgtgaaaaaagtgtaaaacagaaagtaaaactttttaaaatgtggattttcCTGAAAACTTAAATTCCTCAGGGTACGAC from Hippoglossus stenolepis isolate QCI-W04-F060 chromosome 23, HSTE1.2, whole genome shotgun sequence carries:
- the cmasa gene encoding N-acylneuraminate cytidylyltransferase A: MAARKRCLPAANGAPDVPPPPARKQQIRAGGERHVAALILARGGSKGIQLKNIKTLAGVPLLNWVLRAAGDSGVFHSVWVSTDHDEIEKVAKSWGAKVHRRSPEVSRDSSTSLETIQEFVRQNPEVDVICNIQATSPCLHPFHVKEALEMITQQDYDSVFSVVRRHQFRWQEVKKESGELTKPLNLDPANRPRRQDWNGELCENGSIYFTTRERIMKDGLLQGGKVGYYEMLPEYSVDIDVDIDWPVAEQRVLRYGYFGRVTPEVVSLMFCNVSGCLTEGRIFLSVSGDEMVSINTRDTAGIRMLQKEEVEVMLLMSSEDPVTQKLVDQLSKRTGCKVLQVGEEPLNDLKVIVEQRKLEWKDVAYMGNDKADVNCLNLAGLSAVPGNAPTVAINAAKYTCHAAGGMGSVREFAEHILLQREKAKSKMEQDRIDCSKK